One Nostoc sp. UHCC 0302 DNA window includes the following coding sequences:
- a CDS encoding DUF3134 domain-containing protein: MLNSPLREEPRNQRAVVIPLKQESSLLDWLQYNGRLIARDVHEPDFPDDEEEIDSLMGVEDGIGDYDLDDDDDIAIAED, from the coding sequence ATGTTGAATTCTCCTTTACGTGAAGAACCCCGCAACCAGCGAGCTGTCGTAATTCCATTAAAGCAAGAGTCCTCCCTGCTAGACTGGCTGCAATACAATGGTCGTCTCATAGCGCGTGACGTTCACGAGCCGGATTTTCCAGATGACGAAGAAGAAATAGATTCGCTAATGGGTGTAGAAGACGGTATTGGCGATTACGATCTTGATGATGATGACGATATAGCAATAGCTGAAGATTAA